The Ascaphus truei isolate aAscTru1 chromosome 3, aAscTru1.hap1, whole genome shotgun sequence genome includes a region encoding these proteins:
- the MYL10 gene encoding myosin regulatory light chain 10, with protein sequence MSPKKAKKKAEGTSSNVFSMFDQSQIQEFKEAFTIMDQNRDGFIDKGDLRDTFAALGRINVKSEELDDMAKEAPGPINFTVFLTMFGEKLKGTDPEETILNAFKIFDPDAKGHIKADYIKEMLMTQADRFNQEEISQMFNAFPPDVAGNLDYKNLCYVITHGEEKD encoded by the exons TCTCCAAAGAAGGCAAAAAAGAAGGCAGAAGGCACCAGCTCCAACGTATTCTCTATGTTTGATCAAAGCCAGATTCAGGAATTTAAAGAG GCTTTTACCATCATGGACCAGAATAGAGATGGCTTCATTGATAAAGGAGACCTGCGAGACACATTTGCTGCTCTGG GTCGCATTAATGTGAAGAGTGAAGAGCTTGACGACATGGCCAAGGAGGCACCAGGACCGATTAACTTCACTGTCTTTCTTACTATGTTTGGAGAAAAACTCAAAG GCACAGACCCAGAAGAAACCATTCTGAATGCTTTCAAGATTTTCGACCCCGATGCAAAAGGCCATATAAAAGCAGATTA CATCAAGGAAATGCTTATGACTCAGGCAGACCGATTCAATCAGGAAGAG ATCAGCCAGATGTTCAATGCTTTCCCCCCAGATGTTGCTGGTAACCTTGATTATAAGAATCTATGTTATGTTATCACCCATGGCGAGGAGAAAGACTAG